The Legionella jordanis genomic sequence AACAATCAAATCGAAACCATTCAAAAAGCCCTCCAATCCGCATTGATGACCCCTCAGGAACTGCCGGGGATCAACCCACGACGCGTTTCACGCACGCAGGCTCATTTTAATTTAAGGCCCCAAATCCATTTTGGGGAAGATTCTCAACATCACAGCAGACTGTTTCTAATTACTACAGACAGGCCAGGTCTTTTGGCCACCATAAGCCGTATTTTTTTAACGATGCGCGTTGGTTTACACAATGCTAAAATCGCAACATTCGGAGAGAGAGTAGAAGACATGTTCTTCATTAGCAATCAAGATGGAAAAGCTCTAAGTACAGCAGAAAAAGATCAATTAAAGGAGCGATTGCTTGGTGAGTTATTAATTGATTGATGGGAATTTCAGATATATAAATTAAGCCTGAAAATCTAATAATTATCGCCGTTTTTTAAAGAAATCCTCCAACAAAGCAGCACAATCCCTTTGCATAATACCTTCATCAATTTGTACCTGATGATTTAAAGGATAGCCTTGGAGTAAATTGTATACCGAACCCGCAGCCCCTGCTTTAAAATCACGCGCAGCATAGACAACCCTTTTAATTCGCGCATGAACCATAGCTCCTGCGCACATGGAACAAGGCTCCAAGGTAGCGTATAAGGTGGTATTTAGAAGGCGGTAATTTTTTAAATTTAAAGCCGCCTCCCGCAAGGCAATCAGTTCAGCATGCGCACACGGATCATGCGTTCGCAAGACCTGGTTCCAGCCACACCCTAAAAGATTATTATCAGCATCAACAAGAACAGCACCCACCGGGACTTCACCCTGTTCTTTTGCCTTAAGGGCAAGTTCATAAGCTTTGGTCATCCAGAAAGCATCATCATTCATGATGGTTGCATTGCCTCAAAAAGATTAAACGGTATTTGGCTCGGTTAATTACTCCCATTCAATCGTCGCAGGGGGTTTTCCGGAAATATCATAGGTTACTCGAGAAACACCAGACACTTCGTTGATAATACGATTGGATACCTTCGCCAAAAAATCCCAAGGAAGTTGCGCCCAATGTGCGGTCATAAAATCAATCGTTTCTACAGCCCTTAAACAGATTACATAATCGTAACGACGACCATCTCCCATGACCCCGACACTTTTTACAGGAAGAAACACAGCAAAGGCCTGACTCACTTTATGATATAGGCCCTCATTTTTTAATTCTTCAATAAAGATGGCATCGGCTTGGCGTAAAATTTCAGCATATTCTTTCTTTACCTCAGCTAAAATGCGAACTCCCAAGCCAGGTCCTGGGAAAGGATGTCGATAAACCATGTCGTAGGGCAAACCCAATTCCAGCCCGATTTTTCGGACTTCATCTTTAAACAGTTCCCGAATTGGCTCTAATAATTTAAGGTTTAGAGTTTCTGGTAATCCACCCACATTGTGATGGGATTTAATGACTACGGAAGTTCCGTTATTCACTCCAGCTGATTCGATGACATCAGGATAAATTGTACCTTGGGCTAACCATTTGGCGTTTGG encodes the following:
- the tadA gene encoding tRNA adenosine(34) deaminase TadA, with protein sequence MNDDAFWMTKAYELALKAKEQGEVPVGAVLVDADNNLLGCGWNQVLRTHDPCAHAELIALREAALNLKNYRLLNTTLYATLEPCSMCAGAMVHARIKRVVYAARDFKAGAAGSVYNLLQGYPLNHQVQIDEGIMQRDCAALLEDFFKKRR